One window of Flavobacteriales bacterium genomic DNA carries:
- a CDS encoding DUF4190 domain-containing protein — MDRPSVSVQDTTSYYTPEKHRWNAKAIASLPIAIATVVVGIASQSIFILLAGGVVAFVLGLISARQCRDREDRGKGFALAAMILGGAAMFFSIMVIIWAA; from the coding sequence ATGGATCGTCCTTCCGTATCCGTGCAGGACACCACCTCCTACTATACCCCGGAGAAGCACCGTTGGAACGCCAAGGCCATCGCTTCCCTCCCAATCGCTATCGCAACCGTGGTGGTGGGCATTGCCTCACAAAGCATTTTCATCCTGCTCGCCGGCGGCGTGGTCGCCTTCGTCCTGGGGCTGATCTCAGCCCGCCAATGCCGCGACCGCGAAGACCGTGGAAAGGGTTTTGCCCTAGCTGCCATGATCTTGGGAGGGGCAGCGATGTTCTTCAGCATCATGGTGATCATCTGGGCCGCCTGA